One Salmo trutta chromosome 12, fSalTru1.1, whole genome shotgun sequence genomic region harbors:
- the LOC115203522 gene encoding calmodulin-like protein 4: MAKFLSGTQINEFKECFSLYDKKRKGKIEAKDLITVMRCLGTSPTFGEIDRHLQVHKIDKKGELDFSTFLTMMHRQIQQEDPKAEILEAMRMTDKQKKGYILASELRAKLTKLGEKLTDKEVDELFREANVKSNGKVHYEEFTRMVTLPSVDY; the protein is encoded by the exons ATG GCTAAATTCCTGTCAGGAACTCAGATCAACG AGTTCAAGGAATGTTTCTCCTTGTACGACAAGAAGCGCAAGGGGAAGATTGAAGCCAAGGACCTGATCACAGTTATGCGCTGTCTGGGGACGAGTCCCACCTTCGGTGAGATCGACCGACACCTGCAGGTCCACAAGATAG ATAAGAAGGGCGAGCTAGACTTCTCCACCTTCCTGACCATGATGCATCGGCAGATCCAGCAGGAGGACCCCAAGGCGGAGATCCTGGAGGCCATGAGGATGACGGACAAGCAGAAGAAGGGCTACATCCTGGCCTCAGAGCTCCGGGCCAAGCTCACCAAGCTGGGAGAGAAGCTAACTGATAAAGAAG TGGACGAGCTATTCAGAGAAGCCAACGTGAAGTCTAATGGCAAGGTGCACTATGAGGAGTTCACCAGGATGGTGACACTACCATCAGTGGATTACTga
- the LOC115203521 gene encoding ceroid-lipofuscinosis neuronal protein 6 homolog isoform X1, whose translation MQPAVRKRQSDAPRSSTNPSQPGSKPKGSSMKRPQFHFDLWFYLTVQNWVLDFGRPIVMIILPLEWFPLNKPSAGDYFHMAYNVITPFLLLKLIERSPRALPRSAVYLSIITFVMGASIHLVGDSINHRLLLSGYQLHLSVRENPIFKDLKPATLIDSFELLYFYDEQLGHLMWYIPFFIILFLYFTGCFTHLKEEKTMPLSGWLLLGPSALYYWYLVTEGQIFQLFLLTFLAMVATVIHQRHKGSVPDANGLFLFASFSVTMCLVAVWVAWLWSDPVLRKKYPGHLYVPEPWSYYTLHVKDSH comes from the exons ATGCAACCTGCGGTACGGAAACGTCAAAGCGATGCACCCCGGTCGTCAACAAACCCCAG CCAACCAGGGTCCAAGCCAAAAGGGTCATCAATGAAGAGGCCACAGTTCCACTTTGACCTGTGGTTCTATCTCACAGTGCAAAACTGGGTACTGGACTTTGGAAGGCCCATTGTAATG ATCATTCTCCCTCTGGAGTGGTTCCCCCTGAACAAGCCCAGTGCTGGAGACTACTTTCACATGGCCTACAATGTCATCACGCCATTCCTACTGCTCAAG CTGATTGAGCGGAGTCCCAGGGCCCTGCCTCGCTCCGCTGTGTACCTGAGCATCATCACCTTTGTGATGGGCGCCAGCATCCACCTGGTGGGCGACTCCATCAACCATCGTCTGCTGCTGAGTGGTTACCAGCTCCACCTGTCTGTCAGAGAGAACCCCATCTTCAAAGACCTCAAACCTGCTACACTG attGATTCGTTTGAGCTTCTTTATTTTTATGATGAACAACTGGGACATTTGATGTG gTATATTCCTTTcttcatcatcctcttcctctacTTCACTGGCTGCTTTACTCACCTCAAAGAGGAGAAGACGATGCCCCTGTCTGGTTGGCTGCTACTCGGACCCAGTGCCCTCTACTATTG GTACTTGGTCACAGAGGGTCAGATCTTCCAACTCTTCCTCCTCACCTTCCTAGCTATGGTAGCCACTGTGATCCACCAGCGGCATAAGGGCTCTGTCCCAGACGCCAATGGCCTCTTTCTGTTTGCCAGCTTCTCTGTCACCATGTGCCTGGTGGCCGTGTGGGTGGCCTGGCTGTGGAGCGACCCGGTGCTGCGTAAGAAATACCCCGGTCACCTGTACGTCCCCGAGCCCTGGTCCTACTACACATTACACGTTAAGGACAGCCACTGA
- the LOC115203521 gene encoding ceroid-lipofuscinosis neuronal protein 6 isoform X2, whose protein sequence is MAYNVITPFLLLKLIERSPRALPRSAVYLSIITFVMGASIHLVGDSINHRLLLSGYQLHLSVRENPIFKDLKPATLIDSFELLYFYDEQLGHLMWYIPFFIILFLYFTGCFTHLKEEKTMPLSGWLLLGPSALYYWYLVTEGQIFQLFLLTFLAMVATVIHQRHKGSVPDANGLFLFASFSVTMCLVAVWVAWLWSDPVLRKKYPGHLYVPEPWSYYTLHVKDSH, encoded by the exons ATGGCCTACAATGTCATCACGCCATTCCTACTGCTCAAG CTGATTGAGCGGAGTCCCAGGGCCCTGCCTCGCTCCGCTGTGTACCTGAGCATCATCACCTTTGTGATGGGCGCCAGCATCCACCTGGTGGGCGACTCCATCAACCATCGTCTGCTGCTGAGTGGTTACCAGCTCCACCTGTCTGTCAGAGAGAACCCCATCTTCAAAGACCTCAAACCTGCTACACTG attGATTCGTTTGAGCTTCTTTATTTTTATGATGAACAACTGGGACATTTGATGTG gTATATTCCTTTcttcatcatcctcttcctctacTTCACTGGCTGCTTTACTCACCTCAAAGAGGAGAAGACGATGCCCCTGTCTGGTTGGCTGCTACTCGGACCCAGTGCCCTCTACTATTG GTACTTGGTCACAGAGGGTCAGATCTTCCAACTCTTCCTCCTCACCTTCCTAGCTATGGTAGCCACTGTGATCCACCAGCGGCATAAGGGCTCTGTCCCAGACGCCAATGGCCTCTTTCTGTTTGCCAGCTTCTCTGTCACCATGTGCCTGGTGGCCGTGTGGGTGGCCTGGCTGTGGAGCGACCCGGTGCTGCGTAAGAAATACCCCGGTCACCTGTACGTCCCCGAGCCCTGGTCCTACTACACATTACACGTTAAGGACAGCCACTGA